TCCAGAAGACGCTGGGCCTCCTCCTGGTCGAACTCGGCGCCCACCACGGCCTCATAGATGCTTTCGGTCTTTGGGTCGTACCCGGCGTTTTTCACCTCCCGGGCCGCGGCGGTATGGACGGCCTGGGCGGAGAGGACCGTGCCCCGCACCAGCGTGTAGGGGATGGGGACGGACTCGTAGTCACACTTGCCCAGCGCCTCGCTCAGCACCTGGACCAGCGTGTCCGGGTCCAGGGAATAGCCGTCCTTGGCCTTGGTGATATAGACGGCCTCCGATCCCATGGTGTAGGCGCCGTTCACCGGCTCGCGGCTCAGCTTTTTTGCAAGGGCGGGGGCGAGCTCCGTGAGATTCCCGGCCTGAAGGACCGCGTCCACGCTGCCGCCGCCCAACATCCCGCTGAGGTAATGCCAGCCGGAGGCGAAGAAGTTGGCGCTGTGGCAGTAATCGTAGGCTGCCTGGGCCGTGGCCGCGCTGTCCATGGTCACGCCGCCTATCTCACCGAAGGTCAGCGGCACCTCGGTGCCGGAGTAATCGTCCTCAGACGCGGCCAGCGTCAGTCCGATGGCCGTGTCGTCCGCCCAGGCGTCCTGGTGAGCCTCCAGCTGGGCCTCCGCCTGTGCGATGGTCATTCCGCCCACCTCCCAGGTGTCCGCCACACGGACGCCGGGGAAGATCGTGCCGCTGCGGCTGGCCGCGAAGCACAGGGCTATGTAACACAGGAACAGGACGCCCAAGGCGACGGCGGCAATGACCAGGCCGCGCTTATTCCATTTTTTCCCTGTCTCCATGTGCTTTCCTTCCATGTGTGCCCTCCTATGGATCAATTGGATCAAATGCGGACAACCATACCCTATGCATCCGCCGGGCAGGTTATCACCACGTACCCCATTTTACCACAGGGGGCGGCGGAAAAGCATTACAATCCTGTAACAACTGCGTCACCGCCCGCTCTTTTTGGGGATGCGGATGGTCAGCAGGATTTCGCTGTCCGTGTCCCGGCGGTCCCATCCCGCGTCCACGCCGGCCCGGCGCATCACGCCGAGGCCCCGCTCCACGCTGTTGAGGAACAGCCGCACGTCCTTGAGGATGAAGGTGGTCCGCCGCTGGGGCGGCGCTGTCTGGAGATGGGCAAGGCGCTGGTCAATATAGGTTTCGCTCTGGGCCACGTTGAGTCCGTGGTCGATGATGTGGCGCAGGGCCGCCGTCCGCTCGCCCGCCTCCTCCAGCCGCAGCAGCGCCCGGGCGTGGCGCTCGCTTAAGTTTGCCTCACGCAGCAAGGAGCGGTCCGCCTCGCTCAGCCGCAGCAGCCGGAGCTTGTTGGCCACGGCGCTCTGGGACTTGCCCAGCCGGCGGCCCACTTCCTCCTGGCTGAGCCCGTAGTCCCCGATCAGCCTGGCCATGGCTTCCGCCTCTTCAAAATAGTGGAGGTCCTGGCGCTGGAGATTCTCCACCAGGGCAAGGGCGGCGGAGTCCTCATCGTCCATGGCCGCCACAATGCAGGGCACCTCCCGCAGACCGGCCAGCGCCGAGGCCCGGAGCCTGCGCTCCCCGGCCACCAGCTCAAACTCCTCCCCCTTGCGCCGCACCGTCAGAGGCTGAAGCACCCCGTAGCGGCGGATGCTCTCCGACAGCTCCAGGAGCGGGCGCTCCTCAAAGTGGCGGCGGGGCTGGGCGGGGTTGGGGCGGATTTTCTCAAGGGGGATGCGGAGCACGGACCCCGCCTTACGGTAAAACTGCATGAAAAGACTCCTTTCCCGGAAATACTTTTCTTTCTATCCTAAGGATTTTCGTTCGACTTTACCTGAAAAAACCGTCGAAGGGGTGGGAAAATTTCGGATTATTTGCTATACTGTTTCAATTCGGAGGAATCCGCAGGTTTTTCAGTAACTTTGTGAGAAAATGAGGTGTACCATGGAACCCATTGCTGCCATTGCCACCGCCCCGGCCCCCTCGGCCATCGGCGTGATCCGCCTGAGCGGCGAAGGAGCCGCCGCCCTTGCCGGCCGCGTCTTTTCCCCAGCCGCCGGCAGGCCGCTGGACAAGTGCCCGCCCAGGACCATGCACTACGGAACCATGTCCGACCGGCGCCGCCGCACGGTGGACCGGGGGATGGCCGTCTGGTTCCCCGCCGGCCACAGCTACACCGGCGAGGAGTCGGCGGAGCTCTACTGCCACGGCTCCCCGGTGGCCATGGGGGAGGTGTTGAGCGCCCTTTTGGAAGCCGGGGCCAGGCAGGCCGGGCCGGGGGAGTTCACCCGCCGCGCCTTTTTGAACGGCCGCATGGACCTGACCTCGGCGGAGGCGGTGATGGACCTCATTGACGCGGAGACGGCGGAGGCGGCCCGTCTGGCCGCCTCTCAGAGCAGCGGGGCCCTGGGCCGCACGGCCCGGGCGGTCTATGACGACCTGCTGGACCTCTCCGCCCGGTTTTCGGCGGTGGTGGATTACCCGGACGAGGACCTGGAGGACGTCCGTCCCGATGAGATCCGGCGGACGCTGGATGGGGCGGAGGAGACGCTCTCCACCCTGCTTTCCTCCGTCGGCAGGGGGGCGGTCATGAGATCCGGCGTGCCCACCGCCCTCATCGGACGGCCCAACGCCGGCAAGTCGTCCTTGCTCAACGCCCTGGCCGGGACGGAGCGGGTGATCGTCACCGCCCGGCCCGGCACCACCCGGGACACGGTGGAGGAGCCGGTGCGGCTGGGGGACGTGACGCTGCGGCTCATCGACACCGCCGGCATCCGGGACGCGGAGGAGGAGGCGGAGCGCCTGGGCGTGGAGCGCTCCCGCCGGGCCGCCGCTCAGGCGGAGCTGGCCATTTTGGTGATAGACGGGTCCGCGACCTGGTCCAGTGAGGATGAGCAGGCGCTCCGGGCCGCCTCCGCGGCAAAGCGTCTTCTGGTGGTGCGGTCCAAGGCGGACCTGCCCCAGGATGCGGGAGTCGCGGAGCGCTTTCCCCAGGCCATTTGCGTCAGCGCGAAGACCGGTCGGGGCATAGAGGACATAGAGCGGGCGGTTGGCGGGCTCTTTCCGTCGCCTGAGGCCGCCTTTACCCTGACAAACCAGCGGCAGCAGGACGCGGTGCGCCGGGCATCAAACGCCGTGCAGCGCGCCCGCCAGGCCCTGGAGCTGACGCCGGACGCGGCCCTCACCGATGTGGAGGAGGCCATGGCCGCCCTGGGGGAGCTTTTGGGGAGGACGCCGAAGGAGGACATTGTGGAGCAGGTGTTCGCCCGGTTTTGCGTGGGGAAATAGCGAAAACCGGCACAAATGCAATTTTCTCACGCAAAGCGATATTGAATCAGGCGTTTGGTGATTTACAAAACCAGATTTTTGTGGTATGCTGTGTCTGTTTCAGTGGAGTTTCAAAGAAGGAGGCAAAGAAATGGATGAGCTGCACGCGCTGCAGGAGGTGCTGCGCGCTCAACGGCCGGTGGAGTGGGATCAGCTGCCCGATATCCCGCTGTATATGGATCAGGTGCTCTCCTACATGGACCGCCAGAGCATCCGGGTGGACGAGGGCGACGCGCTGACCTCCGCCATGGTGAACAACTACACCAAAAGCGGACTGGTGCCCCGGGCCGAGGGAAAGAAATACGGCCGGGAGCACCTGGCCTATCTCACGGCCATCTGCGCCCTCAAACAGGTGATGTCCGCCCGGGACATGGCGCTGATCATCGGCAAGGAGACGGAGGGGAGCCACTCGGTGGAGGAGATGTACCAGCGCTTCCGCGCCAGCCTGGACCAGGCGCTGGAGCATGCCGCCGGGGAGATGGAGCCCTATCTGGACGAGGAGAAGTTAGCAGACGGCGCCGTCCACTTTGCCCTTTTGAGCTATGCGGCCGGCGTGGCCAGCCGGCGCTACGTGAATGTGCTGCGGTCTCTGGAGCCGGAGAGCAAGAGGAAGAAATAAGCCGGCGGCGCCGGTTTTCTGAAGGAGAGAGGAACTATGAGAGAGTTTATCATCATGACCGACAGCTGCTGCGACATGACCGCCAAAATGGCGGCAGACCTGGAGCTGGAGGTGGTGCCCCTGTCGCTGCACATGGGCGGAGAGGAGTACCGCAACCTGCTGGACGGCAGTGAAATCGGCTTCCAGGACTTTTATAACCGCATCCGCTCCGGAGAGGAGGCCACCACCTCGGCCATCAGCGTCGGAGCCTTTGAGGAGAGGATGCGCCCCATCCTCCGCCAGGGAAAGGACATTCTGTGCATCAACTTCTCCTCGGCCCTGTCCACCACCTACCAGTCCGCAGCCATTGCGGCCGAGGATATGCGCGCGGAGTTCCCCGGGGCCAGGGTCCTGGTGGTGGACAGCCTGTGCGCCTCCCTGGGCCAGGGCCTGCTGATCTATCTTTGCGCCCAGGAGAAAAAACGGGGCGCAACCATCGATGAGGTCCACGCCTATGCCGAGGCCACCAAGGGCCGCGTTTGCCACTGGTTTACCGTGGACGATCTGAACCACCTCAAGCGGGGCGGGCGCATCAACGCCGCCACGGCACTTTTCGGCACTATGCTCTCCATCAAGCCGGTGATGCATGTGGACGACACGGGACACCTGGTGCCTGTCAGCAAGGCCCGGGGCCGCAAGTCCTCTCTTGTGGAGCTGGTGAACCACATGGAGAAGACAGCCGTGGATCCTGCTCATCAGACCGTGTTTATCAGCCACGGCGACTGCGAGGGCGACGCGCTGTTTGTGGCCGACGAGATCAAAAAGCGTTTCGGCACGGAGCAGATCTACCTCAATTTCGTGGGACCCGTCATCGGCAACCACTCCGGGCCGGGCACGGTGGCCCTGTTCTTCATAGGCAGCCAGCGCTGAATCGAGGCGGCGGAATGAACTGGCTGGAGCTGCACATTGACACCTCCCCCGCCGGCTTGGAGCCGGTGACCACGCTGCTCTCCGCGCTGGGGATCGACGGCGTGGTGGTGGACGACGAGGGGGAGTTCCTACAGTTTTTGGAGAACAACCATCAGTACTGGGACTATGTGGACGAGGAGCTGATGGCGCGGGAGCGGGGCAAGTCCCGGATCACCTTCTACCTTGAGGAGAACGAATCGGGGTTCAGCCTGTTAGGGCAGGTGCGCATCGCCCTCTCCGCCCTCAAGCGGGAGCGGAGCGACTGCGGAGCGTTGTTGCTCACCATGGAGAACCTTCAGGACTCCGACTGGGAGAACAACTGGAAGCAGTATTATAAGCCCATGGAGATCGGGGAGCGGCTGATTGTCATCCCCGAGTGGGAACAGGCGGACACCCGGGGCCGCATTCCCCTGATCCTCAATCCCGGGCTCACCTTTGGGACCGGCAGCCACGCCACCACCCGGCTGTGCCTGACGGCCCTGGAGCGCCATGTCCGCGGCGGCGAGCAGGTGCTGGACCTGGGCTGCGGCAGCGGCATTTTGTCCGTGGCCGCCCTGGCGCTGGGGGCGGAGCACGCCGTGGCCGTGGACATCGACGACAAGTGCCTGAACGTGGCCTATGAAAACGCGGCCCTCAACCACATCGGCCGCGACCGCTACCGGGTGCTGGTGGGGAACGTCCTCTCCGACGGCGCTCTCCGGCGGGAGATCGGCTCCGGCTATGACATCGTGGTGGCCAACATTGTGGCGGATGTGATCATCGCCCTAAGCCCCATGGTGGGGGAGCTGAAGAAGCGGGAGGGGCTGTTCCTCTGCTCCGGCATCATCGACGACCGGGCGGTGGAGGTGGCGGACCGGCTCCGTCAGGCGGGCCTTGCCATTTTGGAGACCAGGCAGAGCGAGGGCTGGTTCTCCTATCTTTGCAGATAGCGCGCACGGCGGGGAGAGCTGCCGGCCCGGAAGGCGGCCCGGCGCAATGGAACAGAAAAAAAGCAGAGGCAAACGCCTCTGCTTTTTTCTTATGCTGTCAGCTGGTGGACAGGGATACGGAAGACACCCGGCCGTCCTCCAGCCTAAGTGTCAAAACGGCGCAGTCGACGGAGATCAGCCCCGGCTCCAGCCCCAACTCATAGGAGAGAAAGGAGCCGCAGTCCGTGGAGTACACCGTCTCCTCCCCCAGCAGGGCCTTCACCTGATGGACGCTCATGCCCTCCAGGTCGTAGCGTCCTACCAGGTTGTCCACCAGGTCAGCGCGCTGCTCCGGGGCGCTGAGCCAGCGCTCCGTGGTAAAGGTGTGCTGGAAGCGGCACCACACCACGGCAGCAAGGGCGATGGACAGCGCGGCAATACCAAGCCACAGTTTTTTTTCCTTCCACGCCGTGTTCATCATTCAGTCCTCCTTTTCAAAGCCCTCATTGAGACGCGCCTCCACGTCTGAGAGGAACTGCGTCCAGGCGTCCTCATGGTCCACATAGTACTTGGGGCAGATTTTTCCTGTCACATCATAATGACGGATGACGTCCTCATTTGGTTTCAAATGAAATGCGTCGCACAGCCAGGCCGTCAATTCCACCACCCGCCCATAGGTCACGCCGGAAAACTGTCCGGATTCGTCCGGGTGGCACACCTCCACGGCCACGGTGTCGTCGTTGCGGCCGTTGGAGGCGTATGCGATCTCTGTCAGGGGGATGCACTGGATGACCTCTCCCTCCAGCCCCACCACAAAGTGGGCGCTGGCAAAGGTGTTTTCCTCCCCGGTGGAGAGGGATTCAAAGTAGTTGCGGTTGGCCTGGGCCGAGGTGCCGGGGTTGCCCACATAGTGGATCACCACGCCCCGGACGTTCTTCAGCTTGTCGCCGGGCCGGGACCAGGGGTTTTCCGTGAGATACTGCTGCTCCACCCATTCGGGCGCCTGGACGTCCGCCGGCCCCGCCGGGCGCAGCACCACCCACGCACCAACGGCGACAAAGGCAAGCGCCAGCAGCAGCGGCGCGGGGGGGACGCCCCGGCTTCTCTTTTTGTGTCGTGTCGCCATAGAAAATCAGGCTGCCTCCGCCACAAGGATTTCCGTGGGACCGTCGGCCCCGCCGATGATGGCTCCCCCTTCCGCCGAAGCCTCCTCATAGTCCGCGTTCATCTTTTCCTGAAGCTCCTTTTCAGTCATCAGCGGCCGGTCCTCACCGGCGACGCCAAGCTCCTCCAGGGCCTGGAGGGTGGAGCGCATGCAGGCGGTGAGCGGAATCCGGACATAGTGGGTCCTGCTGCGCTGGTCCGTAAGGCAGTATAGCTCCAGACTGTTGCTCATCTGGCTGTCCTCATCAAAGAGACCCTGCCCGGACCGGCCGGACCGGATGTCCGCCAGAATGGCCTCGGCCAGCGTCCTGGCCTCGTCTGTGGTCAGACTGTACCAGTTGTTGGAGGTGGAGCCCCGCTCGGAGACCGTGTAGTACTCAAACTCACCGCCGCTGACCCTGGTGAGGTCGCCGCCGTCAAGCATGTATTCGATCTGGGCCTTGGGATCGGCGCAGAACGTTTGCAGGGCGCAGACGGCGGACTTGCCGTCCGATACTTCCTCCTGCCGGTAGTAAATGGTGTAGCTCCGGCTCAGCTCACTGCCGCCTGCAAGGCGATAGGTGAGACGCAGGCTGGTGCGGGAATAGCCGGGCCGCTCTGCGTCCGGCGTCATGGGCCAGCGGTCATATTCCCGGGACCGGTCCATCTGAAGCTCTTTTTCCGCCACGGCATGGCTGTGGGCGTCCCGCAGCAGGTCGATCAGGAGGGGATCCTCCGTTTCACCGTCGATGTATTGAAAGGGGCCGTTGATGGAGTAGCCGAGACTCTGGATTTCCTCCGCGGCGGGCACTTTGGTCTCCAGGCCCAGCAGGTCCATGGACATGCAGACGCTGAGGACAAGCAGCACCACCGTCAGCACCGCGGCGCCCTTCCAGGAGGCGCGGAGCACCCGGAAGGACTTTCTCATCAGCATTTCCGCCGCGAAATAGCCCACAAGGCCCATGAGGACCATGCACACCAGTACGCCCGTCAGGGAGTAGTCCGCCTGGAGCCGGTACTGACCCCAGGTCAGGTAATACAGCCCCTGCCCAAGACCCAAGGCGGAGCAGCAGGCCACGCCGTACTTGAATACCGGCTTTGCCCAGCCCTGGGCCACGGTGTCGCCGGCGGATTCGCTGTTTCTGCGGCAGTAGAGCGCCAAAGCCGCCAGGGCGAATCCCAGGCCCACAGCGGTATAGATCCACACGGCGCCCAGCCCCAGAATCCGGACGGAAACAATGGTCGTATAGCTTTCATCCCATACATATTCCACGCGCAGATTCCGGGAAAGATAGACCGCGGGCGAAAGCCGCAGCGCCCACATGGTGAATCCGCCGCTGCCTCCGGCGAGATAGCCGTAGAGGAAGATGGAGGAGAAGGTGCGCACCAGGTAGTCGATGCCGATTGCAAGGACGTTCCCCACGCCGAAAAACACGGGGATGGCCAGCACCTGGCCGGTGAACATGGCGCACAGCACGCCGAAGGAGAAAAACAGCACCGCGAGGCAGCAGCTCACGCCCAGCCAGATCACCAGTTCCCGAAGGGGCATGCCCGCGCCGCCGGTGAGCAGCACCGCCCAGGTCAGGACAAAGACCAGCGCGTGGGCGGAGAAGAACATGAACAGCCCCGAGAGATAGTTGGTCCAGAAAAGGCCGGCGCGCCGGATGGGCAGCGTGTGGACGAAGCCCACGGACCGGGCGGTGCAGAGGTAGCTGTAAAGGGCCATGGCCATCAGGCAGCCGAAGACCAGCGTCATAAAAATGGAGAAGCCGCTGGCGCTGTTGAGAATGTCCCAGGCCAGGTCGTCGTAGGAGAGGCTGGCGGGGTCGGCGTATCCGTTGTGCAGCTGGGTGAACAGGTTCAGCGGCAGGGCCAGCGTCCAGATCAGGGCGTAGGCGGCCCACAGCGGCCAGAACCGGCTTATATTCTTGCGGAACAAGGTGCCCGAGAGCAGGGGCATCCTGATCAAATCAGAGGATGATGTCTTTGACTGCATAGTCGGCACCTCCCAACTCATAAATGAAGATTTCCTCCAGCGTCAGCGGCACGGCGTCCGCCAGCAGGGGAGTGTATGTGGCAAGGCGGTTAGTGGCCTCCTCGGCCCCCATGCGCATGATCAGCGTGTGGATTCGGCCCACCCGGGAGGCGTGGAGCACGGGAAGCTCCGGGGGCACCTCGGTGACGCCGTCGGAGAAGACCACCTGCATTTTGACCATATTGTCCTGCAGCTGGGCCAGGGACCGCTCCAGGAGGACCTGGCCGTGGTTCATGATGCCCACGTGGTCGCATACATCCTCTAACTCCCGCAGGTTGTGAGAGGAGACCAGCACCGTGGTGCCCCGCTCGCTGACGTCGTTCATGATGAGGCCCCACACCTGGCGGCGCATCACCGGGTCCAGACCGTCCACCGGCTCATCCAACACCAGCACGTCCGGCAGACAGCACATGGCCAGCCAA
This window of the Dysosmobacter acutus genome carries:
- a CDS encoding ParB/RepB/Spo0J family partition protein — encoded protein: MQFYRKAGSVLRIPLEKIRPNPAQPRRHFEERPLLELSESIRRYGVLQPLTVRRKGEEFELVAGERRLRASALAGLREVPCIVAAMDDEDSAALALVENLQRQDLHYFEEAEAMARLIGDYGLSQEEVGRRLGKSQSAVANKLRLLRLSEADRSLLREANLSERHARALLRLEEAGERTAALRHIIDHGLNVAQSETYIDQRLAHLQTAPPQRRTTFILKDVRLFLNSVERGLGVMRRAGVDAGWDRRDTDSEILLTIRIPKKSGR
- the mnmE gene encoding tRNA uridine-5-carboxymethylaminomethyl(34) synthesis GTPase MnmE gives rise to the protein MEPIAAIATAPAPSAIGVIRLSGEGAAALAGRVFSPAAGRPLDKCPPRTMHYGTMSDRRRRTVDRGMAVWFPAGHSYTGEESAELYCHGSPVAMGEVLSALLEAGARQAGPGEFTRRAFLNGRMDLTSAEAVMDLIDAETAEAARLAASQSSGALGRTARAVYDDLLDLSARFSAVVDYPDEDLEDVRPDEIRRTLDGAEETLSTLLSSVGRGAVMRSGVPTALIGRPNAGKSSLLNALAGTERVIVTARPGTTRDTVEEPVRLGDVTLRLIDTAGIRDAEEEAERLGVERSRRAAAQAELAILVIDGSATWSSEDEQALRAASAAKRLLVVRSKADLPQDAGVAERFPQAICVSAKTGRGIEDIERAVGGLFPSPEAAFTLTNQRQQDAVRRASNAVQRARQALELTPDAALTDVEEAMAALGELLGRTPKEDIVEQVFARFCVGK
- a CDS encoding DUF1836 domain-containing protein; the protein is MDELHALQEVLRAQRPVEWDQLPDIPLYMDQVLSYMDRQSIRVDEGDALTSAMVNNYTKSGLVPRAEGKKYGREHLAYLTAICALKQVMSARDMALIIGKETEGSHSVEEMYQRFRASLDQALEHAAGEMEPYLDEEKLADGAVHFALLSYAAGVASRRYVNVLRSLEPESKRKK
- a CDS encoding DegV family protein — translated: MREFIIMTDSCCDMTAKMAADLELEVVPLSLHMGGEEYRNLLDGSEIGFQDFYNRIRSGEEATTSAISVGAFEERMRPILRQGKDILCINFSSALSTTYQSAAIAAEDMRAEFPGARVLVVDSLCASLGQGLLIYLCAQEKKRGATIDEVHAYAEATKGRVCHWFTVDDLNHLKRGGRINAATALFGTMLSIKPVMHVDDTGHLVPVSKARGRKSSLVELVNHMEKTAVDPAHQTVFISHGDCEGDALFVADEIKKRFGTEQIYLNFVGPVIGNHSGPGTVALFFIGSQR
- the prmA gene encoding 50S ribosomal protein L11 methyltransferase, with product MNWLELHIDTSPAGLEPVTTLLSALGIDGVVVDDEGEFLQFLENNHQYWDYVDEELMARERGKSRITFYLEENESGFSLLGQVRIALSALKRERSDCGALLLTMENLQDSDWENNWKQYYKPMEIGERLIVIPEWEQADTRGRIPLILNPGLTFGTGSHATTRLCLTALERHVRGGEQVLDLGCGSGILSVAALALGAEHAVAVDIDDKCLNVAYENAALNHIGRDRYRVLVGNVLSDGALRREIGSGYDIVVANIVADVIIALSPMVGELKKREGLFLCSGIIDDRAVEVADRLRQAGLAILETRQSEGWFSYLCR
- a CDS encoding peptidoglycan recognition protein family protein; this encodes MATRHKKRSRGVPPAPLLLALAFVAVGAWVVLRPAGPADVQAPEWVEQQYLTENPWSRPGDKLKNVRGVVIHYVGNPGTSAQANRNYFESLSTGEENTFASAHFVVGLEGEVIQCIPLTEIAYASNGRNDDTVAVEVCHPDESGQFSGVTYGRVVELTAWLCDAFHLKPNEDVIRHYDVTGKICPKYYVDHEDAWTQFLSDVEARLNEGFEKED
- a CDS encoding ABC transporter permease, whose protein sequence is MQSKTSSSDLIRMPLLSGTLFRKNISRFWPLWAAYALIWTLALPLNLFTQLHNGYADPASLSYDDLAWDILNSASGFSIFMTLVFGCLMAMALYSYLCTARSVGFVHTLPIRRAGLFWTNYLSGLFMFFSAHALVFVLTWAVLLTGGAGMPLRELVIWLGVSCCLAVLFFSFGVLCAMFTGQVLAIPVFFGVGNVLAIGIDYLVRTFSSIFLYGYLAGGSGGFTMWALRLSPAVYLSRNLRVEYVWDESYTTIVSVRILGLGAVWIYTAVGLGFALAALALYCRRNSESAGDTVAQGWAKPVFKYGVACCSALGLGQGLYYLTWGQYRLQADYSLTGVLVCMVLMGLVGYFAAEMLMRKSFRVLRASWKGAAVLTVVLLVLSVCMSMDLLGLETKVPAAEEIQSLGYSINGPFQYIDGETEDPLLIDLLRDAHSHAVAEKELQMDRSREYDRWPMTPDAERPGYSRTSLRLTYRLAGGSELSRSYTIYYRQEEVSDGKSAVCALQTFCADPKAQIEYMLDGGDLTRVSGGEFEYYTVSERGSTSNNWYSLTTDEARTLAEAILADIRSGRSGQGLFDEDSQMSNSLELYCLTDQRSRTHYVRIPLTACMRSTLQALEELGVAGEDRPLMTEKELQEKMNADYEEASAEGGAIIGGADGPTEILVAEAA
- a CDS encoding ABC transporter ATP-binding protein; translated protein: MIEVNNVVKRFDGFAALDGASLSVPAGAVYGLVGPNGAGKSTLIRHLTGIYRQDSGTIAIDGQKVWENPALKSRIAAIPDDWYYFLQSSPRDMMRFYRGFYPRFSMERYEKMKEVFEIDENRTIRRLSKGMQKQVAFWLAMCCLPDVLVLDEPVDGLDPVMRRQVWGLIMNDVSERGTTVLVSSHNLRELEDVCDHVGIMNHGQVLLERSLAQLQDNMVKMQVVFSDGVTEVPPELPVLHASRVGRIHTLIMRMGAEEATNRLATYTPLLADAVPLTLEEIFIYELGGADYAVKDIIL